The sequence aatgttaCAAGATCAATTCCTCTTATCCTGAGTTGGATTTGTCAcagataattgtaaaaaaataaatgtaggaTTGTGCATTAAAGTGCACAAACTTTTATCTTCAGTGAAGTATAGTTGGTCTATTCGCTAGTTTAGACCGTAGACTTCGAGGTCATGATTcaaatagattaaaaacaaGTTAATGGGTTTTACCGTCGATAAATATTCAGTAACAGCCTGGAGAACAGCCCTACCCTAgtccagggccggatctaccatatggctttttgggcttcagcccagggccccgtggattcaagggggccccagctaagtcaagtcaaagccaaaaatagacgataattcgaaagaatccataactttatcaaattaaagagatcgtatggtttgcagccctgcgagtcctgcaattaatcaaacccattcaattaatgtaattcaagtctacgttcagatatgtcttaggtgggcccctaagtagtgttagcccagggcccccttaacttacggtccggccctgcccTAGTCTCAGATATCAAGACCCTTACGCCCTatacctgaactctttccagagCAAGAACATGGAGGGTATTTGTGCCATTGCAATTACCTAGTCTCCCTTGAAAGGTACCGATCATCaccgaaatttaaatttttgttttacataaaaataacattataaatttaaattgataaaatttatatatccgATAGGAGCTATCGGTGTTAGTGATTCATAAAACAcgataaatcaatcaatatttgaatgagataaaataataagtcaaaATTTATGATGAATCACTAATAAATGTccatttatgtatacataacaAATCTTAAGCGTGGACGACTGCGGTTTCCTGTTACAGTGCAACCAGAATCACGCTGGTGCTGTTATAAAGATGCCATACCGGTTCCTTTAATCATTCCCTGAATCACAGGATGCCGTTGGTATGTTtggtgatttatctaaggcctttgattgtgtgctacacgaaactttggtcaagTAGTTACGTCATTTAAGGTAGTCTCCGGCTTTAGACTTTACTGCACTCTTCTGCTAAGTATCTTAGCAATCAGATTGATGATATAAATGAAAGAGATCTCTTGGGGCTTCAGTTACTGTGAGGGTACCTCAAGGATATATTCTTGGTCCATTTCTCTTCCTCGTTTATCTATATGACCTGTCACATCCTTCaggtaataaatacgaaatggTAGTTCTTTCATATGACGATTTGAGCAATCTACAATGGCTAGACTCAGCTCTGTAGCCTTCGTGGTAAAAAGATAGACAGATGTCTAATGttgtagtttgttttatttccacagtataatgtctgTACCTCAAGAGTAGAATGTCATACAGAATGTAATGTACTTTAGGGTAATGCAGCCGATattaattcgattttattattggAGAGGCTATTATGACATAACTTCATGGGGttaatgtatacgcttctacaacaggatcccagaaaacgacCAAAAATTTACAATTGGAAATTTAAACGAAACGGTATGCAGCGTTTGTGTTCGAAgggatattacaaaacaaacgaCTTAAGACTTTGGAGTAACATGCTCGCCTTCAGgttatttcaaataaagcaaatattattattattttatgaaaactaaCTATACAATACGGCAAAAAAAtcgactgagtttctttcgcctgtTCTTCATGGGTCCGAGATGTTTATTTCCTAAACGGTGgttgatttttgacaatcagtAAGTAAGTGTAACGGTTATATATTGGAAAgattcgcacgtgacattggcgaaataatctgtgccctcttgacACAAAAAAAGgccaaataaaaaatcaaaaattttgaaAAGATATTTGACGTTAACTTTGACATTCGAGCAATAAACGTGTTACTGGAAAATTAACGcatggaaaattaaattaaagccaacgtacaaacataatttttaccGGCCTGCCGAAAACGATGATCTAAATTATTATCTCCTAGTTAAACTTACATCTTTAACCGcgcgtaatttataaaactatttaatgcaCAAACAAACggccgtttaaaaaaaaaaagtagtagtaAATGATGTCCTTCTCGGTCCTCAAATTCAGTGACATTCAATTCAGAGTCATCGTAAAAATTCTCGCCtcttaaccactgggccatcaccaTTATCAAGTACTAAAGATATGATatcttatatctttaaaaaaaaatagtgtcatgtctatttatatatattagattaatCAATTTCATATATTAGACAATTTTATTGATGACATAACGAGTAACAACCGTAGATAACTAAAACCGCAACGATAAGGATTAACTatgaaaaacaattacaaatcgcgatttttttaatctgtaacacAACACAGGCATTTGGACTACTATTTGACACACACAAAAGCGTAAGCGCCATGGAATTCCGGCGCTTACGACGTTATGGTCGCGAGAAACTATTCAATATAAGCGATCTAGCGCTTTGCTTTAATCGTTTGATTAGACATAATGAAGATTAATCGCTGCAGCGAACTTTAGTTCTAATTCTTTCTAGTATTTGAACAAATTTCAAcatgaacatattttatttttatttgtaaaacaaaagcaGGTCAAATATTATCCTAAATATTTAACAGTCCACCACCACTGACAGACACAGAGGAACTAgtgacaaattattaaaaaaaaaaaaaatacaaattccttgttttgtttttaatctgtataaacAGCTGTTGCATTAAGagaatttttaaacacaataacGACAACACAAAGAcgctaataatttataaaagaacacATAGTTCACATAACAGTCAATATTAAAAGCCATTGAAACTGAAAAGTGAaactatttattcaataatattatataattaaaaccttctccgaaccACAATTCATCTTCTtgtgtaagttttatataaattggttTAGTACTGTTATCAGATAGGCATTACGATAAATTGCTCTTAATTTTTGCTACCAATACACTACTAAGTGTACGATCTAAGTGGTCttctgttattacactggcttactcaaatTGGATCACTGAAATGCAATGCATAAACATTTAAAGGCAACAGAACCAATGAGTATGTAGTATAGACATAGTTTTATAATggtttaaaacaaacaaagttgCCAACTCTATTCTCGTTTCCATCACCAAGCGAGGAGCTTTtattgttgactttcaggcatgatattatattgtatttaactgaaacAACTTTGTAATTCAAATGCTatgaaagagtaactactgagtttcttaccggttcaaGAAACATTGTTTAGCATACACctcgattctaccgagaagaaccagtaTCCGGTCTCAGTAGAGtagaattaactttttataataaaaatgacaattcaaaattgATTGTAAAATCCTACtaagataaagtatattttgattttgattgatcaTTCTCGTAATCTGTTGGATCGGCAATATGTACATCAAAATTGTGATTCAAATTTAAGACTTTATTATGTGCAGCGGATAAACAAAACACATGCCATCCAAGTAATAAAATTTCGTAAACATGCTCCAGAGTGTACTAGACGATTATTCACACACACATTGACAAACATTGTTTAGcctataatctatactaatatatatatacaaaggggtaaaatttgtttatttttatgtagggGATAACCTTCAGGACAAATGTTccatttctaaaattattttcaccgttggaaagctacattattcctcagatattatagtgcataaattatatttatgtcatataatattctttatttatgacttatggtgactagtaataaataattagaaaaatgtttgattttaatcTGTCCCCTGTATCTATATATCAAATAGTGTAATCTCCCTTAaagattaattgtaattttttatctattttatttcattacagtaaatattactacattaacaatcatattattgtaataatagcagtttaaaaaaagaatcaaatattttatttttttaattatgtatttataatctgataaaagtcatcatttttttttttattagtttgaatAAGGAACAGAAGCAAGAGTCACATCTGTGGAAATGATCACTTTAGACATTAACAAAAAGgcactcatttaaaaaaaaacagtttaaaaaattaactatgatcaagttattatgtcccttttgcaGATACCCTTCTTATAATGACTAGTATCACTGCTtaactcaaattatttttaatattattttatgatgggCAAGCTGCTaggcttattatattttttattctgttataataaagcaatacaaaataagttttatataagagATAGTTTAACGAAACATTTTCTACATAAAATACTGcaaaaaaattaatcttattgGAATCTTGTTAAACACGAAAAGACCTATTTTTTAACCAACCTAGTAACTTGATACAGCTTAATTAGATTAAAACGTACTACAAACAGCCAGTCCACGATAATTATAGTTCACTCAGATCATGACATTATAAAGaacctctttttttatttttaaattaaagtaaaataggtACATACCAGCAAGCTCACAGCCGATGTTCAATTCTGTATTgttcatcaaataaaattaaatgtatacattttttgacTACCGGCGTCGTTTGTTGCCAAATCCATTGAAACACGAAAAAGGTCGAATACTTTCGtaactcataaatatttttttcgcacAACAATCGCAGGACACAAACGtccaattatatatactatgtacGGCACAGATCTGTTCTAacttctatattaatttaatcacttTATGCGAATATAGTTTAAACAAATCGAATTTTCGAAAAATTCCGCACTACACATAAACATAGGAAATATTGACACATTGAAGTCCGCAACTCCTCAATTCGACTCTTGAACGGTTGATGGATGTCGAAacgaaatgtttaataattttctgcTTCAAGACACAAAAAGTATCCTCCTGACGTACGACATGCGTGAGTGCGTGAGGTACTAGACAGTCTAGCAGTGTATAATTGTCGATATCGATATTCTAAAtcggaaatattttatatttgtttaaaaacgtCCGCATCAGTTTCATATTGATGATTAGTAATGTATCTTAATCGacgtttaagaaattatttgaaatatcagaattatctcaattttctttattgattGATTCATTTGTATGACTACATTAATTGTGATAAGCTTCGATTAACCACTCAATAGACTTTTTCGGTTGAAAGCTTACAAATCGAAAGCACTTGAAATGACAAGTTTAGTGAAGAGCACTCCAATCCACTCCATCACTAAGTAgcaatatttttgaagtaattACATGAAAATGAACACATCCTATGAAAACCTCTTTAGttacgttttaattttgaattgaaaaatcatagtttaataatttcaaaaatcccTTATAAgatcatacataatattgttaattcgCCTTttctcttaattaaaatatcaataaaaaaatttaggagcagatataaaaaaatctttagttgcgtgttatattttattaataccgattttttctataatattttttaaattatattgcatgTGTTTGGAATTGCTTTTGCtcgtaatgaaatattttttttttttgataaatctgCAGCAATTGTAGTGCTatatgtgttaaaaataaattttaaatttcaatgtttgtttcccttgaaaaataaataaatataatatcgacaTCGATATTTCAACGGCACTAAGTATTTAACCATagatacgttattttttttctaaccataaataaatttatatttgtattatataatatatctttcatATTTGGAAAAATAATTCGCAAATGATTCCAAGGATGAATTAGTAtgttagaatataaaatttaggcataaaataatttaaatgagccGCGATTTCCTTCAAAAGGTCACTTTTTGACTGAATTGACAAAAAGTTGATGATAATCTGTATTTTTCGACTGTcgaaaacaaatgtaattttctCAAAATCAgtgatcaaaacaaaaataaacaatacaacttaaaaattataattaatgtcttttaaattaaataatagaagaAATAAACCAAATGTCTtcgtttttgtgttttatttgccACAGTACAGTCAATAAAGAAGTTAGTGAAGACACACGAGAGAAATATAGAGATGTTGTCGGGATACCTGTACGTGATATTTAATGagtttattactaatatatcgaaataaaactagttttttaacggatttaatcgcgtatattaattattttattttaacatcccgacgtttcgagcactttgcagtattcgtggtcacgggcagaccactgttagtgtagtgtagttttatttcaatgtgtaatattcgcgaaaatctaagacaacattatactaatatatctttatttctcCCTTAAATCTACAACCACGAGAACTGCTTGCCACACGACTGACTCAGCACCCGCTCAGTAAATCCCAGAAATCTTAAGTTATTTGTCTCATAGTTAGTTAACTTATAAATAACGTGGTTGGTCGTCAGtcgttaggcataaaaagtatccgatgtctttccttggagttcaggCTTGATTCATATCAAATTTGATCCAGttgtttggctgtgaaagagcaacatacaGACGAGAGTCACTGTCGTATTTATCATTTTAGTAAAGATGTTTGTTGCATTGCAGTTATGTCCCGACACGCAACTATGTTTCATCTGTTGTCACGTCTTAAACAAACTGTCTATGTTCAAGTCGATATGTTACAAACGGAGCTTAGAATACCCGGTATTATTCAGGTGAGTCCATTGTtcttaatcaatttatttttaaaaaaattacccgTTAATGGGGGTAACCATTAAAACAATACTATGTTTTTCTATTGCATTAATTTGAAGGTTATCCTGTAGTCTTTTCTTATTTTCCATCATGTTAGGTTGGTTAACACACATATATTCTACTGacggcaatacttagtactgttgtgttccagtttcaaAGCTGAGTGGACGAGTGtaacaggcacatgggacataacatcttagttcccaaggttggtggtgcattggttatTTAAGGACTTACCATCATAGCACATTTACTCCACCAatctaaatcattaaaaaaaaaacagctgtgtttacgcacataatattataaataatctagaGCTTTCTAGAAAAACTCCTTCTTTGATGAAATTCTCCCAGTAAATCCGAGGTTGAGCtgctaaatttatttacaaatcgtGACTGACtgattaatctttaaaatttcagCGAAAAGGGcacattaaatttacaaagaaGCAATCTAGAAATCCATGTTTTATGTCCCGATGATTGCATTGAATATCAAATGCATAAAACATACgattttacatacaataatgATTTCATTGACGGTACAAATTATAACAATGACAATGAATATGTGAAACTTCACAATGAAAATGATCATTTTATTCAATACGAAACAGTTGATAggaaaaataatgattacaatttaattgaacCAAACGTTATAGAAGATAATGATAatgttaaacaaaatgaaaatgaacaAGATGTTAGTATTAACGCAATGGATGCTGTAAATGAATGTAATGAAGGCGATGATGTATTTAATGAAGTTTGTGATGATATTAATGATTtagataatgatgatgataatttaaatattgttgcaACGAATAATGAAgtgaatatagataataatgaaGGGAATCAAGAATTCGTTGAAACGATCAATATAGCTAATGAAAATCAACCtaatgatgatttaaataaaattaaacttaagaaaTCAAAGAGCACAAAGAAgaaatgttttagaaaaatagttttaagtctaGAAGATCAGAAAGCAGCCCTAGAAGCGAATAGAAGAGAGAAGAAGTATATAGAAGCTGAATTTAAGTGTTATAATTGTGCAATGGGGTTCCTTTTCAAAGACACATATCAAACGCATATGATGAGGCATGAGGAAGTAAGTTAACCAAACACACGTTACTTGGAATAAGCTGTAGCTTGTAAGCTTGTATAAGCTTTCTCCTCAAGAGGAAGGTGTTAGGTAGTGGAATATTTAGAGGCAATATATACTTGGCTGGGTCGGTAGTGTTGAATCCCTTCAAACCGAAGGGTGGAGGGTAGCTACAGGCATAATGGACGTAAGATTTAAGTTACCaatattggtggcgcatttgacGATACAATTGATGGGTTATATTTGGTGGATCCCACTAACTATCAGATGTACCTTTTGTCAGTCTGCcataatttcaatgtaataaatattttcagtccAATGGTGAATATCAATGTAGAACGTGCACTCTTCGTTTCGCAACGGTAACAGTGCTCCGTCACCACACAGCGGGTCACGCGGAGCGTTACGAGTGCACCAAGTGTGGCGTGAGTCTAAAGCCACGTGCGAAGAGGCTTCACGTGTGCGTGAAGAGAAATGTTCAAAGCGTAGCCTGTCAATTCTGCGGGAATTTGTTTAAGTGAGTTACCTTCTTGATCTTAAACAGCTTTGCCAGCGTTTGTGGAGGGAGGTCATAGGTACTCGATGTCCTTTTAAGTACTCTTGATAGAGTGTATGCAACCTTCATCACGATGGGTTCAGTATAcaagatatactttattcaagtaggcttttatttttgaattgacattttctagaactattataatattaagagagCTACCACCATTACGGAATGTAGTCTTAAAACGGCATATATTAGGGGTATCATTGAAAGCGTTGACGTCACAGATACGTTGTATATtatgacgcaacagtgagtattcctactttgttaagaAAATACCGAAGGGAGTCTTTGGCTCCAAGATGATATATAGACCGGAtgtcgtttttaaaataaaaacagattcaataacAGACGATTTACAGATCTAAACGCGTAGTAAAGTCATTTTCGCATGTATATTATTAGGTAGGATACTCAGATATTAATATTGTCTTAATCATGTTTCGTGATAAATAAcactcgttgacttccaggcaggagacataacatacatatataattgtatttaactaacatgactgtatttttagatgttgaaaaagagtaactactgagtttcttgccggttcttatcggtagaatccacattacgaaccggtggtagctttactttaaatagtttgttaaatgaccatTCAACAGTGATTGTAAAAGCccacttgaatgaagtatattttgattttgattaaaactttgataacttcttaaaatttaatataaataatcctttAAAATTAGCCGTattcacttataaatatatggAAGAAAATTGGTCGAAGAATTGACCCCTAGAGACTCCCATgtctttttttaacaattccttataatatatgaataatcgTAATTCGATAAGtgcttacaaaataatacattataatatactagctgacTTTGTCCGGGTGAAGTGGGAGTTCTGTTTACTTGCCGATCTTAGCGCCACCTACTGACTCCAATGTTAACCTTCCAAATATCCACtcaaatacatacaaatcatttttctttttagcattagcagcctgtaaattttcccactgctgagctaaaggcctcctctccctttgaggagaaggtttggagcatattccaccacgatattaattactttatattctgagccaatacttttaaatgtttcaaaattattatgcaaTTTATCTAAAGCCTTTGCAATCAAAGTATACCACGAGACATCAACCAGATAGTAACTGTGTATAAATGAGAGAGGAgaagccgatgatttcgggttcaaacccaggcaggcaccactgaaatttcatgtgcttaatttttgtttataattcatctcgtgctcggcggtgaaggaaaacatcgtgaggaaacctgcatgtgtctaatttcaacgacattctgccacatgtgtattccgtcaacccgcattggagcagcgtggtggaatatgctcca comes from Vanessa atalanta chromosome 30, ilVanAtal1.2, whole genome shotgun sequence and encodes:
- the LOC125075151 gene encoding zinc finger protein 624-like — encoded protein: MSSFLCFICHSTVNKEVSEDTREKYRDVVGIPLCPDTQLCFICCHVLNKLSMFKSICYKRSLEYPVLFSEKGTLNLQRSNLEIHVLCPDDCIEYQMHKTYDFTYNNDFIDGTNYNNDNEYVKLHNENDHFIQYETVDRKNNDYNLIEPNVIEDNDNVKQNENEQDVSINAMDAVNECNEGDDVFNEVCDDINDLDNDDDNLNIVATNNEVNIDNNEGNQEFVETINIANENQPNDDLNKIKLKKSKSTKKKCFRKIVLSLEDQKAALEANRREKKYIEAEFKCYNCAMGFLFKDTYQTHMMRHEESNGEYQCRTCTLRFATVTVLRHHTAGHAERYECTKCGVSLKPRAKRLHVCVKRNVQSVACQFCGNLFKDANGLQQHLKRVHTSKAGGRLLSCVVCGESYSNQAVLRTHMIKHIKRKFHCEQCPASYSSPYTLTQHKRTHEGAGQLHHCGTCGVGYATKKSLLAHKRNTMNHQQTLFECPICNRVCPNQRLLASHIQTVHSSTKDYTCTLCPARYSSRKSLVRHIGTHNKKPEIKMAICHLCGSTFKGTNKLNRHLKQVCEKTKLEEEISALYY